A genomic stretch from Sphingobacterium sp. ML3W includes:
- a CDS encoding FecR family protein, translating to MTEDNQREQAQKLLKKYLRGECNPDEERIVTKWFFSIDEELTLPKDEREVLLGRSKDVLMHKFEGEMDKMKPNKNVFTWKRIAIAASILFALTITVLFLQQGQTSPAPQLAAITPDTTGQYKNDILPGERYARLSNEHGEAHSLGKEDQVENMKYAELKGNLKLEVPAAGTYSIVLNDGTQVWLNAASTLQYPDQFEGDERRVKLIGEAFFQVAKDAKKPFRIEVENAVIEVLGTSFNVNAYHKEINTSLVEGKVKIMSQGDEAYLLPGNEAIISTDKIRIQPADIQKNTAWQRGEFSLEGSSFSEIISQISRWYNVDFINAEDITVSNRFNGTLSRESRLSEVLNILSFATNRKFEIDGRHIIIR from the coding sequence ATGACAGAAGATAATCAAAGAGAGCAAGCTCAAAAATTACTAAAGAAATATCTCAGGGGCGAATGCAATCCAGATGAAGAGCGGATTGTGACCAAATGGTTCTTTTCAATTGATGAGGAACTAACACTGCCAAAGGATGAAAGAGAGGTGTTGTTAGGTCGATCCAAAGATGTTTTGATGCACAAATTTGAAGGGGAGATGGATAAGATGAAACCTAACAAAAATGTGTTTACCTGGAAACGGATTGCCATTGCTGCTTCAATTCTCTTTGCGTTAACTATTACTGTTTTATTCTTGCAACAAGGACAAACGAGCCCTGCTCCACAGCTTGCGGCCATTACTCCGGATACAACCGGACAGTATAAAAATGATATTCTGCCTGGTGAGCGTTATGCGAGACTTTCCAATGAGCATGGGGAAGCACATTCTTTGGGAAAGGAAGATCAGGTTGAAAACATGAAGTATGCTGAACTTAAGGGGAATCTGAAATTAGAAGTACCAGCAGCGGGCACCTATAGTATTGTGTTGAACGATGGTACCCAGGTATGGTTAAACGCTGCTTCAACATTACAGTACCCAGATCAATTTGAAGGGGATGAACGCCGAGTAAAATTGATTGGAGAAGCTTTTTTTCAAGTAGCCAAAGATGCCAAAAAACCTTTTCGGATCGAAGTTGAAAACGCTGTTATCGAGGTACTCGGTACGAGTTTTAATGTAAATGCCTACCATAAAGAAATCAATACCTCATTGGTAGAAGGTAAGGTGAAAATTATGAGTCAAGGGGACGAAGCCTATCTTCTCCCAGGAAATGAAGCCATCATTAGTACGGATAAAATACGCATACAGCCAGCAGACATACAAAAAAATACAGCTTGGCAACGGGGGGAGTTTTCACTTGAGGGTAGCAGCTTTTCGGAAATTATTAGTCAAATTTCTAGGTGGTACAATGTGGATTTTATTAATGCGGAGGATATCACCGTAAGCAATAGGTTTAATGGAACGCTTAGCCGGGAATCCAGACTTTCCGAGGTGTTGAACATTCTGTCGTTTGCGACAAATCGAAAGTTTGAAATAGATGGACGGCATATAATCATTCGTTAG